Proteins found in one Geomonas subterranea genomic segment:
- a CDS encoding glutathionylspermidine synthase family protein, translated as MVRLVEAKPICSGDLASAGFDWFDQEYQCAGEMVELSEPEVDAYLDAAEELYEMFVDTAEYIMSNNLLPEFGFPLEMNSQIWESWEEDRYWHIYGRFDFAGGMDGVPIKLIEFNADTATLVLETAVVQWLQAKLNGFDETAQANDLFEALRDQFDKLASLNPQLERRLLTTCFDSSEDYWTCRLMEKAANDAGFDCDFEDVDAVTFAPDGVFTTDPAEVRWPYLYKLIPWESIAFEEPELLDLLGQSMKSGSTMVINPPYTLLFQHKCFLAKLYKKYPDHPYLLKTSLAPLPAPCARKPVLGREGKNVELLLGTGAIAGADGGYGAQQSIWQELAQFAVDGKGNKYQAGVFFAGRPAGLGFRRDPRIHSDRSQFIGHIIR; from the coding sequence ATGGTGAGGCTCGTGGAGGCCAAACCGATCTGTTCGGGCGACTTGGCCAGCGCCGGGTTCGACTGGTTCGATCAGGAATACCAGTGTGCCGGCGAGATGGTCGAATTGAGCGAACCGGAGGTGGATGCCTATCTCGACGCGGCGGAAGAGCTGTACGAGATGTTCGTGGACACGGCCGAGTATATCATGTCCAACAACCTTCTCCCCGAGTTCGGCTTCCCGCTCGAGATGAATTCACAGATCTGGGAGAGCTGGGAAGAGGATCGTTACTGGCACATCTACGGCCGCTTCGATTTCGCCGGCGGAATGGACGGCGTGCCGATCAAGCTGATCGAATTCAACGCCGACACCGCGACCCTGGTCCTGGAAACGGCGGTGGTCCAGTGGCTGCAGGCGAAACTGAACGGCTTCGACGAGACGGCGCAGGCAAACGATCTTTTCGAGGCGCTGCGGGACCAGTTCGACAAGCTGGCATCGCTCAATCCGCAGCTCGAGCGGCGGCTCCTCACCACCTGCTTTGACTCCTCCGAGGACTACTGGACCTGCCGCCTCATGGAAAAGGCCGCCAACGACGCGGGGTTTGACTGCGACTTCGAGGACGTCGACGCCGTCACCTTCGCTCCCGACGGGGTCTTCACCACCGATCCCGCCGAGGTCCGCTGGCCCTATCTCTACAAGCTGATCCCGTGGGAGTCGATCGCGTTCGAGGAGCCGGAACTGCTCGACCTGTTGGGGCAGTCGATGAAATCGGGATCGACCATGGTGATCAACCCGCCCTACACCCTGCTGTTCCAGCACAAGTGCTTCCTCGCCAAGCTCTACAAGAAGTACCCAGACCATCCGTACCTTTTGAAAACCTCGCTCGCCCCCCTGCCCGCCCCCTGCGCCAGGAAACCGGTGCTGGGGCGCGAAGGGAAGAACGTCGAGCTCCTCCTGGGGACCGGCGCCATAGCGGGCGCCGACGGCGGGTACGGTGCGCAGCAGTCGATCTGGCAGGAACTGGCGCAGTTCGCAGTCGATGGCAAAGGCAACAAGTACCAGGCAGGCGTGTTCTTCGCGGGGCGCCCGGCCGGGCTCGGCTTCCGCAGGGATCCCCGCATCCACTCCGACCGGTCGCAGTTCATCGGCCATATCATCAGGTAG
- a CDS encoding cation diffusion facilitator family transporter: protein MASGEKAVKVAFRNNLVIFVFKLFAALTTHSAGMMAEAVHSLADTGNQVLLLFGMKRSKIPPTDTHPFGHGKEEYFWSFIVAMLLFVLGGVYSLMEGFHKLQHPEPLQHLSLNYAILIGSIVLEGQSWWIARRSMGKHSSSELLQGVVDSKDSGTVVVFVEDSGALLGLVFALVGTSLVSLTGNPIYDAASSLCIGALLFVMALFLANEMRKLMIGEAIDPVQLRYARRIINGHEHVLAVGAIRSMQLGAADSLLCIDVDFKQELHDHEVEKTIAELREKVQKTVPQLKHIFIQPAAVVAPSEG from the coding sequence ATGGCTTCAGGAGAAAAGGCAGTAAAGGTTGCCTTCAGGAACAACCTCGTCATCTTCGTGTTCAAGCTCTTCGCCGCCCTCACTACCCACAGCGCCGGCATGATGGCGGAAGCGGTGCACTCCCTTGCCGACACCGGCAACCAGGTCCTGCTCCTTTTCGGCATGAAACGGAGCAAGATACCCCCCACCGACACCCATCCCTTCGGCCACGGCAAGGAAGAGTACTTCTGGAGCTTCATCGTGGCCATGCTGCTCTTTGTCCTGGGCGGCGTCTACTCGCTCATGGAAGGGTTTCACAAGCTGCAGCACCCCGAACCGCTGCAACACCTCTCGCTCAACTACGCCATCCTGATCGGCTCCATCGTGCTCGAAGGTCAGTCCTGGTGGATCGCCCGCCGCAGCATGGGGAAACATTCCTCCTCGGAACTGCTGCAGGGCGTCGTCGACTCCAAGGACAGCGGCACGGTGGTGGTCTTCGTGGAGGACTCCGGGGCCCTGTTGGGGTTGGTGTTCGCCCTTGTCGGAACCTCCCTCGTCTCCCTGACGGGAAATCCCATCTACGATGCGGCCTCCTCCCTCTGCATCGGCGCTCTCCTTTTCGTCATGGCGCTGTTCCTGGCCAACGAGATGAGGAAGCTGATGATCGGGGAGGCGATCGACCCGGTCCAGCTCCGCTATGCGCGCCGCATCATCAACGGTCACGAGCACGTGCTGGCGGTGGGCGCCATCCGCTCCATGCAGCTCGGCGCGGCCGATTCCCTGCTCTGCATCGACGTCGACTTCAAGCAGGAGCTGCACGACCACGAGGTGGAAAAGACCATAGCCGAACTGAGGGAGAAAGTGCAGAAGACGGTCCCGCAGCTGAAGCACATCTTCATCCAGCCTGCGGCTGTAGTTGCGCCCAGCGAGGGGTAG
- a CDS encoding ATP/GTP-binding protein, which produces MKVAFTGSSSTGKTTLALRLQTDPRFCILLPAFITVDARRLLAERGFGSMDRMQPEELRSFQYAYLERKLALEDGRDGYFTDRSFIDLAAYWLERDAAGLPASEVEAFVEICRQEANRYDLHVYFPYGLIPFESDGYRSEHKIFHQRINSRICQLLHDWGHRVVCLNAIDISERCDAVIGTLQEIGT; this is translated from the coding sequence GTGAAAGTTGCATTCACAGGATCGAGCAGCACGGGGAAGACTACTCTAGCATTAAGACTCCAAACTGACCCACGATTTTGCATTCTGCTGCCGGCTTTCATTACAGTCGATGCACGACGGCTTCTAGCCGAGAGGGGGTTCGGAAGCATGGACCGAATGCAACCAGAAGAACTCAGAAGTTTTCAATATGCTTACCTTGAACGCAAACTCGCACTTGAAGACGGACGGGACGGGTACTTCACTGATCGATCTTTCATTGATTTAGCAGCATATTGGCTTGAAAGAGATGCTGCAGGGTTGCCAGCAAGCGAGGTGGAAGCTTTCGTTGAAATTTGCCGCCAGGAAGCGAATCGGTATGACCTTCACGTCTACTTTCCTTATGGCTTAATTCCTTTTGAAAGTGACGGTTATCGTTCTGAGCATAAGATCTTCCATCAACGGATCAATTCTCGAATATGTCAACTCCTTCATGATTGGGGCCACCGTGTGGTGTGCCTCAATGCCATTGATATATCGGAAAGGTGCGATGCGGTAATTGGCACATTACAGGAGATTGGTACTTAA
- a CDS encoding tetratricopeptide repeat protein: MTSIDADVYESLLAISLNDLGGMLLEVGRIDEGIKVVERTAQIRENQALAIPDAYEPDLAMALYNLGIMYATIERFDEALRSVKSANEIYERLTRAAPDVFQPKRAGCLSSLGAIYSRMGCSDDALKAAERATEIRERLA, encoded by the coding sequence CTGACCAGTATCGACGCTGATGTCTACGAGTCGCTCCTCGCTATCAGCCTGAACGACCTGGGAGGAATGCTGCTGGAGGTTGGACGGATAGACGAAGGCATAAAGGTAGTTGAACGCACGGCCCAAATACGTGAGAATCAGGCCCTTGCCATCCCCGACGCCTACGAGCCGGATCTAGCCATGGCTCTTTACAATCTAGGGATAATGTACGCGACCATTGAGCGTTTCGACGAAGCCCTTCGGTCTGTGAAGAGTGCGAACGAAATCTACGAGCGTTTGACCCGCGCCGCCCCCGATGTCTTTCAGCCGAAACGGGCCGGGTGCCTCAGCAGCCTCGGTGCGATATATTCGCGGATGGGGTGTAGCGACGACGCCCTCAAAGCTGCGGAGCGTGCGACTGAGATACGAGAGCGCTTGGCCTGA
- a CDS encoding DUF350 domain-containing protein: MAFALNHSIIINYGIYLVLSMVYLALFSWIYIRFTPYDEIGLIREGNMAAAVSLTGALIGFAIPVAIVIAHSVNLADMAAWALMATMVQLFVFSVLRKLLGFVVDDIKAGKVPSALLLAAFSSVAGVLNAACMTY, translated from the coding sequence ATGGCCTTCGCGCTCAATCACAGCATCATCATCAACTACGGTATCTACCTGGTCCTCTCCATGGTTTACCTGGCCCTCTTTTCCTGGATCTACATCCGGTTCACGCCCTATGACGAGATCGGGCTGATCCGCGAGGGGAATATGGCTGCGGCGGTAAGTCTCACCGGAGCCTTAATCGGTTTCGCCATCCCGGTAGCCATAGTCATAGCGCACAGCGTGAACCTGGCCGACATGGCCGCCTGGGCCCTGATGGCCACCATGGTGCAGCTATTCGTGTTCTCCGTTCTGCGCAAGCTGCTGGGGTTCGTCGTCGACGACATAAAAGCCGGCAAAGTCCCCTCCGCCCTTCTCCTCGCCGCCTTCTCCAGCGTGGCGGGCGTACTGAACGCGGCGTGTATGACGTACTGA
- a CDS encoding B12-binding domain-containing radical SAM protein, producing MRKLTLILPLFKTRAVPRRRVPSGLLSLAAEVQAIKDVRVDVVDAESLGWDAADVVEYLVLSKPDAVGISVCSPTFPSALELMKVIRTEMPEVLIVLGGKYVTHSWQSALNAGANADAMVRGDGESAIAVLAQALAAGANRMEIVSALAELPNVWVPGKKAPTLPHAFNLQTAQPWPLEVLAHNLDLYQGDRMLIEFSRGCPGRCSYCLASRDRQQISFRPVAQVVETIAHFSAKGFSSFFFTDDDFAASPSHLACLLEGIIERGLKIKFDANVRPDSLVRCEKIAPLLKRAGCRCLWLGIESGSPAILETYRKGFETNVCERAVVTALIAADVVRTNWIIGAPLETRETVNASMDFASRLQQLGPHVPHISFMVPYPGTPLCDEALALGLISPSHLAELAESTHGEPVMPSQFLTKNELKELFYEFHQRYFTPESLASLPPAVADEARLVLSSAGLTNKKLPLKYKNGDFRESCIHRIEQHGEDYSSIKTPN from the coding sequence ATGCGAAAATTAACGCTTATCCTTCCTTTGTTCAAGACGCGGGCGGTGCCTAGACGTCGCGTCCCCTCCGGGCTTCTCTCTCTTGCTGCCGAAGTACAGGCCATTAAAGACGTCCGTGTGGATGTTGTTGACGCGGAGTCTTTAGGATGGGATGCTGCGGACGTTGTAGAATACTTAGTTTTGAGTAAACCAGACGCAGTTGGCATATCGGTTTGCTCACCTACTTTTCCATCCGCCTTAGAGTTGATGAAGGTAATTCGTACCGAAATGCCTGAGGTCTTGATTGTTCTCGGTGGTAAGTATGTCACCCACAGCTGGCAATCGGCATTAAACGCTGGAGCAAATGCTGATGCCATGGTGCGTGGTGACGGGGAGTCTGCCATCGCCGTTTTGGCGCAGGCGCTCGCGGCTGGCGCTAACCGAATGGAGATAGTGTCGGCTCTGGCAGAACTTCCAAATGTTTGGGTACCAGGAAAGAAGGCTCCCACCCTTCCTCACGCATTCAATTTGCAAACTGCACAACCTTGGCCACTCGAAGTGCTGGCTCACAATCTAGACCTCTATCAAGGCGATAGGATGCTCATAGAGTTTTCGCGTGGCTGCCCTGGACGATGCAGCTACTGCCTAGCCTCGCGTGATCGGCAACAGATTTCATTTCGACCCGTAGCTCAAGTAGTCGAGACGATTGCACACTTCAGTGCGAAAGGGTTCTCCTCTTTCTTTTTCACCGATGACGATTTTGCAGCTTCACCTAGCCATCTAGCATGCCTTCTTGAGGGGATTATTGAACGTGGACTAAAAATAAAGTTCGACGCTAATGTCCGTCCCGACAGTCTCGTGCGTTGTGAAAAAATCGCACCTCTATTGAAAAGGGCAGGCTGCCGTTGCCTTTGGCTTGGCATCGAAAGTGGCAGTCCCGCGATACTAGAAACTTACCGAAAAGGGTTCGAGACTAACGTGTGTGAGCGGGCTGTTGTGACTGCACTCATTGCTGCCGATGTAGTACGAACAAACTGGATTATTGGAGCTCCACTAGAAACTAGGGAAACTGTCAACGCTTCGATGGATTTTGCTTCGCGGTTGCAACAACTCGGCCCCCACGTTCCGCACATCTCGTTTATGGTTCCCTATCCAGGCACCCCTCTTTGCGACGAAGCGCTTGCACTCGGTCTGATTTCGCCGTCACATCTTGCAGAACTCGCGGAGTCCACTCATGGCGAACCAGTCATGCCGTCCCAATTTCTGACTAAAAATGAGCTGAAAGAGCTTTTTTATGAATTTCATCAGAGGTATTTTACTCCTGAGTCCCTTGCGTCCTTACCGCCTGCCGTTGCAGATGAAGCACGACTTGTTCTAAGCAGTGCAGGCCTCACGAATAAAAAATTGCCCTTAAAATATAAAAACGGAGACTTTCGTGAAAGTTGCATTCACAGGATCGAGCAGCACGGGGAAGACTACTCTAGCATTAAGACTCCAAACTGA
- a CDS encoding HD domain-containing protein, which yields MYDQSQERAVFVASLPYMVSAKALALSKGMNDHGPLHAQRVHAIIGRLCALLPLSVYERDLVCAAALLHDIGMAKDRENHHVVSAELVRALAEETKLPFTTVEAEIVSTLCEWHRRDYDADAVHSESGIRTGVLASLLRLADALDLDYRRAEDYLKQEPVIAHVHQTQAPHHLSVRSILGVRLYASQMGTEVQLLVDQMTHAGLQLERLVDELLGTPITWPIKLIPVRRRPSAGHIFNTVRGAAVFSYCNAHGIIQAGMSKSALDMAGFSTTVICDKERTGSPPKFWEKTVPHLDLSKFKLIAILGLDIPEENIQQFLKIVRQNPECRWVYATPLEQTSERVAALLNEGVDVVVGDARLLFAGDALAEHAAQWSKIAGLCNADDWLTSSGSFSRKEFLAARGLRLELLELFESRADNDAYVSLINRVASGSLDSFITSEKGWTSVLAGRMPAVDRRDRVLILQDCQSMPGRFIYDLAHLAIEQQGILPWDQNEFATPYAICRLPVSDGSERILYLSRFSRLEGAVPIKYFVSYSEHQLGSGATIWQTYPTKESADAAIDATVQNINRFFSCEN from the coding sequence ATGTACGACCAATCTCAGGAACGCGCAGTCTTTGTGGCAAGCCTTCCTTACATGGTTAGTGCTAAAGCACTCGCCCTTTCTAAAGGCATGAATGATCATGGCCCACTGCACGCACAACGCGTTCACGCGATCATTGGTCGCTTGTGCGCGTTACTTCCGCTCTCGGTGTACGAGCGAGACCTCGTTTGTGCCGCAGCGCTCCTACATGACATCGGTATGGCAAAGGACAGAGAAAACCATCATGTGGTTTCCGCCGAGCTCGTTCGTGCGCTTGCTGAGGAAACCAAGCTACCTTTCACTACTGTCGAAGCTGAAATAGTATCCACTTTATGCGAATGGCATCGACGAGATTATGATGCTGACGCGGTTCATTCTGAGAGTGGAATACGCACAGGCGTTCTGGCGTCACTTTTGCGTCTAGCGGACGCATTGGACCTAGATTATCGGCGGGCCGAGGACTATTTAAAACAGGAACCTGTTATCGCACACGTCCACCAAACACAAGCACCGCACCATCTTAGCGTCCGAAGTATCCTCGGTGTCAGGCTGTATGCAAGCCAGATGGGAACTGAAGTGCAGCTTCTAGTCGATCAAATGACACATGCGGGGCTGCAACTAGAGCGACTGGTTGACGAACTGCTGGGCACACCGATCACATGGCCAATAAAGTTAATTCCTGTCAGAAGACGTCCCTCCGCCGGTCACATTTTCAATACAGTGCGAGGTGCAGCTGTGTTTTCCTATTGTAATGCCCATGGCATCATACAGGCCGGCATGTCTAAGAGCGCCCTCGATATGGCTGGCTTCTCAACTACTGTCATTTGCGACAAGGAGCGCACAGGTTCTCCTCCGAAATTTTGGGAAAAGACGGTTCCGCATTTGGACCTTTCGAAGTTTAAGCTCATTGCTATTCTCGGATTGGATATTCCAGAGGAAAATATCCAGCAGTTCCTGAAAATTGTGCGGCAGAATCCAGAGTGCCGCTGGGTCTATGCCACGCCGCTGGAGCAGACATCTGAGAGAGTTGCAGCTCTTTTAAATGAGGGTGTCGACGTTGTGGTCGGCGATGCACGCTTACTTTTTGCTGGCGACGCACTGGCAGAACACGCAGCTCAGTGGTCAAAAATTGCCGGATTATGCAACGCCGATGACTGGCTTACGTCTAGTGGGAGTTTCAGTCGAAAAGAGTTCCTTGCAGCACGTGGGCTCCGGTTGGAGTTACTTGAACTTTTTGAATCCCGGGCGGATAACGATGCTTACGTGTCGCTTATAAACAGGGTTGCATCCGGGAGTCTTGATTCCTTCATCACGAGTGAGAAAGGCTGGACGAGTGTGCTCGCAGGGCGAATGCCAGCTGTTGACCGCAGAGACCGCGTACTTATTCTGCAGGACTGCCAATCCATGCCGGGCCGTTTCATTTACGACCTTGCTCACCTTGCGATCGAACAGCAGGGTATCCTCCCTTGGGATCAGAACGAGTTCGCAACACCATATGCGATTTGTCGGCTCCCAGTCTCGGACGGTTCGGAAAGGATCCTTTACCTCAGCAGGTTCAGTCGGCTGGAAGGTGCTGTGCCGATCAAATACTTCGTCTCTTACTCCGAGCACCAACTAGGATCGGGTGCCACCATCTGGCAAACATATCCGACAAAAGAGTCAGCAGACGCGGCTATCGATGCAACAGTCCAGAATATCAACAGGTTTTTCTCATGCGAAAATTAA
- a CDS encoding M48 family metallopeptidase — MATFFELQEKNRKKTTWVVALFVAFFLWLGLGLDLALYFKARAHTRPVPATVYRETSPGSYQEAELPPGAIRPYEKKSKPFRPVFTIVIGLLGASLAWWELSSAATTVLKAVRATPVDSDTKGPGRVFHNVVEEMSIAAGMPMPSVWIIPDRDPNAMAVGLKPGDFHVAATEGLLLSLTREELQGVVAHEIAHIKNQDVRLMTTLTVLVGISALIAEFVARCRYHGGSDRSGDDDSRIGSIIFVIWLLTVLLAPLATRIMALMVSKEREYLADASAAQFTRNPQALISALEKISGAAGATHSISQASAHLCIASPTAADLSEEESLFSTHPPMSQRIARLRLIGRGMALAPSGG; from the coding sequence GTGGCGACCTTCTTCGAGCTGCAGGAAAAGAACAGGAAGAAGACCACGTGGGTCGTGGCCCTCTTCGTCGCCTTCTTCCTGTGGCTTGGTCTGGGACTCGACTTGGCGCTCTACTTCAAGGCCCGCGCCCATACCCGTCCCGTCCCCGCCACGGTCTACCGGGAGACGAGTCCGGGTTCCTACCAGGAAGCGGAACTCCCGCCGGGAGCGATCCGTCCCTACGAGAAAAAGTCCAAGCCGTTCCGCCCCGTGTTCACCATCGTGATCGGGCTTCTCGGCGCCAGCCTCGCCTGGTGGGAACTCTCCAGCGCCGCCACCACGGTGCTGAAAGCCGTCCGCGCCACGCCGGTTGACAGCGACACCAAGGGGCCGGGGCGGGTCTTCCACAACGTGGTGGAAGAGATGTCCATCGCCGCCGGCATGCCCATGCCGTCGGTCTGGATCATCCCCGACCGCGACCCGAACGCCATGGCCGTCGGCCTGAAGCCGGGAGATTTCCACGTCGCCGCGACCGAGGGGCTCCTTCTCTCCCTGACCCGCGAGGAACTGCAGGGGGTGGTGGCTCACGAGATCGCCCACATCAAGAACCAGGACGTGCGCCTGATGACGACGCTCACCGTCCTCGTAGGCATATCGGCGCTGATCGCCGAATTCGTGGCGCGCTGCCGCTACCACGGCGGCAGCGACCGCAGCGGGGACGATGACAGCCGCATCGGGAGCATCATCTTCGTGATCTGGCTCCTGACCGTGCTCCTCGCCCCCCTGGCCACCCGCATCATGGCGCTCATGGTCAGCAAGGAGCGTGAATACTTAGCCGATGCCTCGGCGGCGCAGTTCACCCGCAACCCGCAGGCCCTCATCTCGGCCCTGGAGAAGATATCCGGGGCTGCCGGAGCGACGCACAGCATCAGCCAGGCCAGCGCCCACCTGTGCATAGCGAGCCCCACCGCGGCCGATCTCTCCGAGGAAGAAAGCCTGTTCTCGACCCACCCGCCCATGTCGCAACGGATCGCGCGCCTGCGCCTCATCGGCAGGGGCATGGCCTTGGCGCCGTCTGGAGGTTAA
- a CDS encoding M48 family metallopeptidase, translated as MFSRDAAALQAGAMDDVTAFMAEGSATNTQLPKCPKCGYQRQGSDSVFDAASCPKCHVVYAKCAPQDESAARVPGIVRPVNVGALIYPRENTLFKIQALVAVVYWLGLMLMTQGVFLALLPAFALALVIGQSALIAHLKGNGIKLSPTQFPDLYNRYLHCCKTLGLSDQPEAYLINGSGFLNAFATRFLGRNFVVLYSNVIHALADRPDSINFYIGHELGHIKQKHLQWAPFLWPASLFPLIGAAYSRAREYTCDQFGRACCDSTESALKGLIALSAGEKLWAEVNIDAYLDQTEQSRGFWMSLHELISDYPWLVKRAARVNNPFVAPPPRNSFAWFFAMFMPRMGVGGSAGGVLVTVAIIGILAAIAIPQFAAYRAKAQNAQMRSMKMNVPAPSGIAPSQP; from the coding sequence GTGTTCTCAAGGGATGCCGCGGCGCTGCAGGCCGGTGCGATGGACGACGTGACGGCCTTTATGGCGGAAGGATCCGCAACAAACACACAGCTCCCGAAGTGCCCCAAGTGCGGCTACCAAAGGCAAGGGTCCGACAGCGTCTTCGATGCCGCTTCCTGCCCGAAGTGCCACGTGGTCTACGCCAAATGCGCGCCACAGGACGAAAGCGCAGCGAGAGTCCCGGGCATCGTCCGCCCCGTCAACGTCGGCGCCCTCATCTACCCCCGTGAAAACACCCTGTTCAAGATCCAGGCGCTAGTCGCGGTAGTCTACTGGCTCGGCCTCATGCTCATGACGCAGGGGGTGTTTCTAGCCCTCCTCCCCGCGTTCGCGCTCGCACTCGTAATCGGGCAGTCCGCACTCATAGCGCACCTCAAAGGAAACGGCATCAAGCTCTCGCCGACCCAGTTCCCCGACCTTTACAACCGGTATCTCCACTGCTGCAAGACGCTCGGCCTGAGCGACCAGCCCGAGGCGTACCTGATCAACGGCAGCGGCTTCCTCAACGCCTTCGCCACCAGGTTCCTGGGCCGGAACTTCGTGGTGCTCTACTCGAACGTCATCCACGCCCTGGCCGACCGCCCCGACTCCATCAACTTCTACATCGGCCACGAACTGGGTCACATCAAACAGAAGCACCTGCAATGGGCGCCGTTTCTTTGGCCCGCAAGCCTGTTCCCGCTGATAGGAGCCGCCTACTCCCGCGCCCGCGAGTACACCTGTGACCAATTCGGCAGGGCCTGCTGCGACAGCACCGAAAGCGCGCTGAAAGGGCTCATCGCCCTCTCCGCCGGCGAGAAGCTCTGGGCCGAGGTGAACATCGACGCGTACCTTGATCAGACCGAGCAAAGCAGGGGCTTCTGGATGTCGCTGCACGAGCTCATTTCCGACTACCCCTGGCTCGTCAAGCGTGCAGCCCGGGTCAATAATCCTTTCGTCGCCCCGCCCCCGCGTAATTCTTTCGCTTGGTTCTTCGCCATGTTCATGCCCCGCATGGGCGTAGGCGGCTCGGCCGGCGGCGTCCTCGTGACGGTCGCGATCATAGGCATTCTGGCCGCCATAGCCATACCTCAGTTCGCGGCGTACCGGGCAAAGGCCCAAAACGCGCAAATGAGATCGATGAAGATGAACGTGCCCGCTCCAAGTGGAATAGCACCAAGTCAGCCGTGA
- a CDS encoding dihydrofolate reductase family protein, protein MKTLYYAAASLDGFIATEDDSLDWLFPLGNVDDTSYPAFIAEVGAVAMGSATYEWMLHHADKVALETGSAWPYTQPVWIFSSRALPTVKGANIHFVHGDVRPVHAEMIKAAGSKNIWIVGGGDLAGQFYDAGLLDEIIVQVGSVTLGKGKPLFPRRLVTPPLTLLSVQQFGSGLAELRYQVPKYVP, encoded by the coding sequence ATGAAGACACTGTACTACGCGGCGGCCAGTCTCGACGGATTCATTGCCACAGAAGATGATTCGTTGGATTGGCTTTTCCCGTTAGGCAATGTGGACGACACCAGCTATCCCGCATTTATCGCTGAGGTCGGCGCAGTGGCGATGGGTTCAGCAACCTACGAATGGATGCTGCACCATGCCGACAAGGTGGCCCTCGAGACGGGGTCAGCGTGGCCGTACACTCAGCCAGTCTGGATATTTTCCAGCAGGGCGCTCCCGACCGTCAAGGGAGCCAACATCCATTTCGTCCACGGCGACGTCCGGCCTGTTCATGCCGAAATGATCAAAGCGGCCGGCTCGAAGAACATCTGGATTGTAGGTGGAGGTGATTTAGCCGGTCAATTCTACGATGCCGGGCTGCTGGACGAGATAATCGTGCAAGTCGGTTCGGTCACCTTGGGAAAAGGTAAGCCGCTCTTCCCGCGTCGCTTAGTCACCCCCCCTTTGACGTTGCTATCCGTGCAGCAGTTCGGCTCGGGCCTCGCCGAGTTGCGGTACCAGGTGCCGAAGTATGTCCCATGA
- a CDS encoding LemA family protein, which yields MTAAIVIGVIAVITVFIAISSYNSLINLKEQTNNSWKQIDVQLKRRHDLIPNLVEAVRGAMQFERETLEAVIAARNKAVSVCTGAGPGNVAEIAAAEGALSAALSRFSAIVEAYPELKATGNVAQFQEELTSTENRVGFARQAYNDTATSYNVAQQQFPNVLFAGMAKAAPATLWEISEQADREVPKVNLSFK from the coding sequence ATGACCGCTGCGATCGTCATCGGCGTCATCGCCGTTATCACCGTTTTCATCGCCATTTCTTCGTACAACAGCCTCATCAACCTCAAGGAACAGACCAATAACAGCTGGAAGCAGATCGACGTGCAGCTCAAGAGACGGCACGACCTGATCCCCAACCTGGTGGAGGCCGTGCGCGGCGCCATGCAGTTCGAGCGTGAGACCCTCGAGGCAGTGATCGCCGCCCGCAACAAGGCCGTCAGCGTCTGCACCGGCGCGGGTCCCGGCAACGTCGCCGAGATCGCCGCAGCCGAGGGCGCCCTCAGCGCCGCCCTGTCCCGCTTTTCTGCGATCGTCGAAGCCTACCCGGAGCTGAAGGCCACCGGGAACGTCGCCCAATTTCAGGAAGAGCTAACCTCCACCGAGAACAGGGTAGGTTTCGCCCGCCAGGCCTACAACGACACCGCCACCAGCTACAACGTCGCCCAGCAGCAGTTCCCCAACGTCCTGTTCGCCGGCATGGCCAAGGCCGCTCCCGCAACGCTCTGGGAGATCAGCGAGCAGGCCGACCGCGAGGTCCCCAAGGTGAACCTCTCTTTCAAGTAA